From Aristaeella lactis, the proteins below share one genomic window:
- a CDS encoding 2-oxo acid dehydrogenase subunit E2 — translation MFGRRPDGKRVKKLDPIVQMTPYLMPMRCDAQVFLEHKADYEKLSRYIVRKSQEGEKITFMQILAAAYVRAVSRNPEVNRFIFNKQYFARNNCSISYTVLKDPQNTSSHEDAVRILFDLTDTIFDVRDRMNAAVAKSRGAEDGGFSIRLARALLSVPGLATTVVSIVRLLDRYGIPPRVLVKELPFYSGLFITNNGSIGLHHPLHHIYNFGNVSLFFGMGSIQKEAIVEAEGKTRMRRVLPVGITADERVCSGAHYAAFFFDVIHFLDHPEELEVPPETVQFDQGVEYHVPKIKKAEA, via the coding sequence ATGTTCGGACGCAGACCTGACGGAAAACGAGTGAAAAAGCTGGACCCCATTGTACAGATGACCCCCTATCTGATGCCGATGCGGTGTGACGCGCAGGTTTTCCTGGAACATAAAGCGGACTATGAAAAACTGAGCCGTTATATTGTGCGCAAAAGCCAGGAAGGGGAGAAGATCACCTTCATGCAGATCCTGGCGGCGGCATACGTCCGGGCGGTCAGCAGGAATCCGGAAGTGAACCGGTTCATTTTCAACAAGCAGTATTTCGCCCGGAACAACTGCTCCATTTCCTACACCGTGCTGAAGGATCCGCAGAACACCAGCAGTCATGAAGACGCGGTACGCATCCTCTTTGACCTGACCGACACGATCTTCGATGTACGGGACCGGATGAACGCGGCAGTGGCGAAAAGCCGCGGCGCGGAAGACGGCGGTTTTTCGATCAGACTGGCTAGGGCACTGCTGTCCGTTCCGGGCCTTGCCACAACGGTTGTAAGTATTGTGCGGCTGCTGGACCGGTATGGTATTCCGCCCCGTGTGCTGGTGAAGGAGCTGCCTTTCTACAGCGGCCTGTTCATTACGAACAACGGTTCCATCGGATTGCATCATCCCCTGCACCATATCTATAATTTCGGCAATGTGAGCCTGTTCTTCGGTATGGGCAGCATCCAGAAGGAAGCGATTGTGGAAGCGGAAGGAAAGACCAGGATGCGCCGCGTGCTGCCGGTCGGCATCACGGCGGATGAGCGGGTATGCTCCGGCGCCCATTACGCGGCCTTCTTCTTTGATGTGATCCACTTCCTGGACCATCCGGAGGAGCTGGAGGTTCCGCCGGAAACAGTGCAGTTTGACCAGGGCGTGGAATACCATGTGCCGAAGATCAAAAAGGCGGAGGCATAA
- a CDS encoding WG repeat-containing protein produces MKRFLFITLVLLCVFCAGAMAEESYLYPIRENGKWGYMDRQGTTVIEPQWDTVTGFAYEYAMVSSGNDFSVIRRDGTIAAGPYTVADRGKEVKINPRSFSIGKVVFDCITGKALTCPPDFEGILDDEYADQSTNLLLCVNDDCYGYIDRTTGEWAIPPVYNDMSQDLIHGSAFYGLTDETSLAQFRNGYAVVGVDKDIWLINERNERIPLPAGCQPDSSVTDGYFTVILLADDGDHVYKEGIADVSGNVLFLTDQYIIMRLQEDGVAVAFPSYDEVTFIDMQGNQLMEPVEFFSYERNIPHLDKGYFSMEEDTTLGTALCSTKAGKLWYDSNSRIVWYDPDTDTVVVYYDPDEEGEWLWLGNTILQLDHRLTGRYAELYPYWTPRNADYTDNDLCCLWLTDMTVSLYQTEQGETIYEKYFSEGLQAAAIRSENGEVRYGYIDTSGEFEIWPEYITAGNFLNGLALVTTEKGLQYIDHDGYIVWHEYKDPAFDELATGHINGIRLGMTVDQLRQEYGEWYKGDVYYHFKEEGDAYLVCDDPSMAGVSVMKSFYYDSIQMIRSTSFDVGGIKPGASRDAVIERFGKPYEESAVDEEYAFEYGCQTGHQMTYSFDGYRVPNSDRACFADFLFDEAGSLYCLQLEMGH; encoded by the coding sequence ATGAAAAGATTCCTGTTCATTACACTTGTGTTGTTATGTGTTTTCTGTGCCGGAGCGATGGCGGAAGAAAGTTATCTTTATCCGATCCGGGAAAACGGGAAATGGGGATATATGGACCGGCAGGGTACCACTGTCATTGAACCGCAGTGGGATACTGTGACCGGCTTTGCATATGAATACGCGATGGTCAGCAGCGGGAATGATTTCTCTGTGATCAGGAGAGACGGAACCATAGCCGCGGGACCGTACACTGTGGCGGACAGGGGGAAAGAAGTAAAGATCAATCCCAGGTCTTTCTCCATTGGAAAAGTTGTTTTTGACTGCATTACGGGGAAAGCCCTGACTTGTCCGCCGGATTTTGAGGGTATCCTGGATGATGAATACGCGGACCAGTCAACCAATCTCCTCTTATGTGTGAATGATGACTGCTACGGCTACATAGACCGTACAACGGGAGAATGGGCTATTCCACCCGTCTATAACGATATGTCCCAGGACTTGATCCATGGCTCTGCTTTTTACGGACTTACAGACGAAACGAGCCTGGCGCAGTTCCGCAACGGATACGCGGTGGTCGGCGTGGACAAGGATATTTGGCTGATCAATGAACGGAATGAACGCATCCCCCTTCCGGCAGGCTGCCAACCTGACTCATCTGTGACAGATGGATATTTCACTGTTATTCTTTTGGCGGATGATGGTGACCATGTTTACAAAGAGGGCATAGCTGATGTATCCGGCAATGTCCTTTTCCTGACGGATCAATATATCATCATGCGCCTGCAGGAAGACGGTGTTGCGGTCGCTTTTCCATCATATGATGAAGTTACATTTATTGACATGCAGGGCAACCAGCTGATGGAGCCTGTAGAGTTCTTTTCCTACGAGCGCAATATCCCGCATCTGGATAAGGGCTATTTTTCCATGGAGGAAGATACCACGCTGGGAACCGCTCTTTGTTCCACCAAAGCGGGAAAACTGTGGTATGACTCCAACTCCAGGATTGTTTGGTATGACCCTGATACGGATACCGTGGTGGTTTATTATGATCCGGATGAAGAAGGAGAATGGCTGTGGCTTGGCAATACCATTTTACAGCTGGATCACAGGCTGACAGGGAGATATGCTGAATTATATCCATACTGGACACCGAGGAACGCGGATTATACGGACAACGATCTGTGCTGTCTCTGGTTAACGGATATGACTGTTTCCTTATACCAGACAGAACAGGGAGAAACAATATACGAAAAGTATTTCAGCGAAGGACTGCAGGCGGCGGCGATCCGTTCAGAGAATGGCGAAGTTCGTTATGGATACATAGATACAAGCGGAGAATTTGAAATCTGGCCTGAATATATCACCGCGGGCAACTTCCTGAACGGACTGGCGCTTGTCACTACGGAGAAAGGCCTGCAGTATATCGACCATGATGGATATATTGTCTGGCATGAGTATAAAGACCCTGCATTTGACGAACTGGCAACCGGACATATAAACGGAATCCGGCTGGGAATGACTGTTGACCAGCTTCGGCAGGAATACGGAGAATGGTACAAAGGCGATGTGTATTATCATTTCAAGGAAGAAGGGGATGCCTACCTGGTGTGTGATGATCCGTCCATGGCCGGTGTATCTGTCATGAAAAGCTTTTATTATGATAGCATACAGATGATCCGCAGCACATCATTTGATGTCGGCGGGATCAAACCTGGTGCGTCACGCGATGCAGTGATTGAACGATTCGGGAAACCTTATGAAGAATCGGCCGTGGATGAGGAATATGCTTTTGAATATGGCTGCCAGACCGGGCACCAAATGACCTATAGCTTTGACGGATATCGTGTTCCGAATTCGGACAGAGCCTGTTTTGCCGATTTTCTATTTGATGAAGCAGGCAGTCTTTATTGCCTGCAGCTGGAAATGGGACACTGA
- a CDS encoding DUF3592 domain-containing protein has product MNRTDIIRSLKSFFSLLLRKTLPLYVLAPAVCLYFLHQPICSAVRASGSAAFLILLAAFGAVLLNWLVYTVIHRKHPSLLVYAYGVFCLLLVDLIEYNAIPAYDPLASSLATIAGCLTFVFLFLLGFWFAARNTRLSRVFAVAAWITIGLLAFFMLFQILRDFESRKATSNTWIALLILIALIPAAFTYRMRSSFRRAMFRHRATGLAAGCIVQLIGETRLDLDGDPVTDYHARIEYTVDDVQYETRAEIYKLTMRWLGKKSLVGQEIAVHYDPANPADAYADRIDRHFLDGLEEDEPEQEAPSEPPADAPEKACL; this is encoded by the coding sequence ATGAACAGGACCGATATAATACGTTCCCTGAAGTCTTTCTTCAGTTTACTGCTGCGAAAAACCCTGCCCCTGTATGTGCTGGCGCCCGCCGTCTGCCTGTATTTCCTTCATCAGCCGATCTGCAGCGCGGTCCGCGCCTCCGGTTCAGCAGCCTTCCTCATCCTTCTCGCAGCCTTTGGCGCGGTCCTGCTTAACTGGCTGGTATATACTGTCATCCACCGGAAGCATCCTTCGCTTCTGGTTTATGCCTATGGCGTCTTCTGCCTGCTCCTCGTGGATCTGATTGAGTATAACGCGATCCCGGCTTATGATCCTCTGGCTTCCAGCCTGGCAACGATTGCCGGCTGCCTGACATTTGTCTTCCTGTTCCTGCTCGGTTTCTGGTTTGCCGCGCGCAACACCCGGCTCTCCCGTGTGTTTGCAGTTGCAGCCTGGATCACCATCGGGCTGCTGGCATTCTTCATGCTTTTCCAGATCCTGCGGGATTTTGAAAGCCGTAAGGCAACGTCAAATACCTGGATCGCCCTCCTGATCCTGATTGCCCTGATCCCTGCCGCTTTCACTTACAGGATGCGTTCTTCCTTCCGCCGTGCCATGTTCCGGCACAGGGCGACAGGCCTGGCTGCCGGCTGTATCGTACAGCTCATCGGGGAAACCCGCCTGGACCTGGACGGGGATCCGGTCACCGATTATCATGCCCGTATTGAATACACTGTTGACGATGTTCAGTATGAAACGCGCGCGGAAATCTATAAGCTGACCATGCGCTGGCTCGGCAAAAAATCCCTCGTCGGCCAGGAAATCGCTGTTCATTATGACCCGGCGAATCCCGCTGACGCGTATGCGGACCGCATCGACAGGCATTTCCTGGATGGCCTGGAAGAGGACGAACCCGAACAGGAAGCGCCTTCCGAGCCCCCGGCGGATGCTCCCGAAAAGGCCTGCCTGTAA
- a CDS encoding leucine-rich repeat domain-containing protein, with protein sequence MKKLLAVLLALLILGVGAAFGETTNKNFKIEGNTLVKYNGPGGEVTVPEGITVLGEWAFEDSGVTKVNLPESLEEIKSYCFFSCDELKEVTIPAGTKKISEAQVFAYCPNLPAINVEEGNTEYVSVDGVLFTADRKTLMYYPDGKKTEIYFIPEGTEQLGRSLFNKPVNLRAVVIPATLRGLENKNHFSCNPKLESIIVSYDCKKYRTFNGALYDNNGNELIAYPSGKTVESVGKDDFLPGVKRIGPWAFQGNEYLKNVELPEGATSVGWMCFTFDTSLESVTVPASVKTINGYAFADCNSLKRVIILNPNVHFEDAEGSVVDDSPNVVLCGYEDSTTQVYAEKWGLKFEKLETTPRKGN encoded by the coding sequence ATGAAGAAACTGCTGGCTGTACTGCTTGCGCTGCTTATCCTGGGTGTGGGAGCAGCATTCGGAGAAACAACGAACAAGAATTTCAAGATTGAAGGCAATACGCTGGTGAAATACAATGGCCCCGGCGGTGAGGTGACTGTTCCGGAAGGAATTACCGTGCTGGGAGAATGGGCTTTTGAGGACAGCGGCGTTACGAAAGTGAACCTTCCTGAGAGCCTGGAAGAAATCAAAAGCTATTGTTTCTTTAGCTGCGATGAACTGAAAGAGGTTACAATCCCTGCCGGTACAAAGAAGATTTCTGAGGCGCAGGTTTTTGCTTATTGCCCCAACCTTCCGGCCATCAATGTGGAAGAAGGAAATACAGAGTATGTTTCAGTGGACGGGGTTCTGTTTACCGCGGACAGGAAAACACTGATGTATTATCCTGACGGAAAAAAGACGGAAATCTATTTTATTCCGGAAGGGACAGAGCAACTCGGACGTTCACTTTTCAACAAACCGGTTAACCTGAGGGCAGTTGTAATCCCTGCCACACTGAGAGGGCTGGAGAATAAAAATCATTTTTCGTGCAATCCCAAGCTGGAGTCGATCATTGTATCCTACGATTGCAAAAAATACCGGACATTCAATGGTGCCTTGTATGATAACAACGGCAATGAACTGATTGCTTATCCGAGCGGAAAAACCGTTGAAAGCGTCGGGAAGGACGATTTCCTTCCGGGAGTTAAAAGAATCGGACCGTGGGCTTTCCAGGGCAACGAGTACCTGAAGAACGTGGAATTGCCGGAGGGAGCCACCTCGGTGGGCTGGATGTGTTTCACATTTGATACATCCCTGGAAAGCGTTACCGTTCCGGCTTCTGTGAAGACGATTAACGGGTATGCTTTTGCAGACTGTAATAGCCTGAAACGGGTGATCATCCTGAACCCGAATGTTCATTTCGAAGATGCGGAAGGAAGCGTTGTGGATGATTCGCCCAATGTGGTCCTGTGTGGATATGAAGACAGCACAACACAGGTATATGCCGAAAAATGGGGCCTGAAGTTTGAAAAGCTGGAGACAACTCCCAGAAAAGGAAACTAA
- a CDS encoding DUF4179 domain-containing protein, whose protein sequence is MKNEKLKDCIDDALSGIGENPWMLRQVLARAESEENKPVKRKISFGTVLIAMLFMALMSVGIAAVTRWNVLDFLNTEIPYITAPVGKEAETDGAKLRVESVLYDGEKLAFDWTLENKRPEVPFWCYMEELTINGRDIIDHYTGDHCIEYWLPGDDYKDGIARSGDLFEYPLGTTGADIVHIHMKVSTYRPIRPIGLVDTDKDGFGKEVEQKIAEGYFAVPACFDSDGGYVIDGFFDPEPDLNVCPEGWSIAVSGDPTTVDITQEMGGMTVESLVLDFDAVKTAPVENIRELKTQEVYDNEYCTAVVEQADISDLGMRLVLRVTPKNDQCKFPINITLSDGVNKGLNGMLYGPIEHTESPSIDKEGEMVWKFRWYGKYLEGLPEKFFIRMRMQDWTDIYFPIELDQ, encoded by the coding sequence ATGAAGAATGAGAAACTGAAGGACTGTATTGACGATGCGCTGTCCGGAATCGGCGAAAACCCCTGGATGCTCCGGCAGGTGCTTGCCCGGGCTGAAAGTGAGGAGAATAAACCGGTGAAAAGAAAGATATCGTTTGGAACGGTGCTGATCGCGATGCTGTTTATGGCCCTGATGAGCGTTGGTATCGCGGCGGTAACCCGATGGAATGTGCTGGATTTCCTGAATACTGAAATTCCATATATCACAGCGCCGGTTGGCAAGGAGGCAGAAACGGACGGTGCGAAACTGCGTGTGGAATCTGTTCTTTATGACGGAGAAAAGCTGGCTTTTGACTGGACCCTGGAGAACAAGCGGCCGGAGGTTCCGTTCTGGTGCTATATGGAAGAACTGACCATCAATGGACGGGACATCATCGATCACTATACCGGCGATCACTGCATAGAATACTGGCTGCCGGGGGATGACTATAAGGACGGGATTGCCCGGTCGGGCGACCTTTTTGAGTACCCCCTGGGTACCACCGGGGCGGATATAGTCCATATCCACATGAAAGTGAGTACTTACCGTCCTATCCGTCCCATTGGGCTGGTGGATACGGATAAAGACGGTTTCGGGAAAGAAGTGGAACAGAAGATCGCTGAAGGATATTTCGCGGTACCGGCCTGTTTTGACTCCGACGGGGGCTACGTGATAGACGGATTTTTCGATCCGGAACCGGATCTGAACGTGTGCCCGGAAGGCTGGTCCATTGCGGTATCCGGCGATCCGACCACGGTGGATATTACGCAGGAGATGGGCGGTATGACGGTGGAAAGCCTGGTGCTGGATTTTGACGCAGTCAAAACGGCACCGGTGGAAAATATCCGGGAACTGAAGACACAGGAAGTCTATGACAATGAGTACTGTACGGCGGTGGTTGAGCAGGCGGATATCTCTGACCTGGGCATGAGGCTGGTCCTGAGGGTTACCCCCAAGAACGATCAGTGCAAGTTCCCGATAAACATTACTTTATCAGACGGCGTAAACAAAGGGCTGAACGGAATGCTGTACGGTCCCATTGAACACACAGAAAGCCCTTCCATCGACAAGGAAGGGGAAATGGTCTGGAAGTTCAGGTGGTACGGGAAGTATCTGGAGGGTCTGCCGGAGAAATTCTTCATCCGTATGAGGATGCAGGACTGGACGGATATTTATTTCCCCATTGAACTGGATCAGTGA
- a CDS encoding sigma-70 family RNA polymerase sigma factor, whose translation METAKAPDSCPETVLERLIRENEVSLKRLCYLYLHDETQAEDAVQETFLKAYRSLEKFRGEASEKTWLTRIALNICKDMLRSAWFRHTDRRVTVDMLPAARAIRDPYHREVTAAVMNLPGKLREVILLYYYRGLTMTETAEVLGITQPAVTSRLKRAKDKLKTELKGGGIDEE comes from the coding sequence ATGGAAACTGCCAAGGCGCCTGACAGTTGTCCGGAAACGGTGCTGGAGAGGCTTATCCGGGAAAATGAGGTTTCGCTGAAACGGCTTTGCTATCTTTACCTGCATGATGAAACGCAGGCGGAAGACGCCGTGCAGGAAACATTCCTGAAGGCCTACCGGTCCCTGGAGAAATTCCGCGGGGAGGCAAGTGAAAAGACCTGGCTGACGCGGATCGCACTTAACATCTGCAAGGACATGCTCCGGTCCGCCTGGTTCCGCCACACGGACCGGCGGGTGACGGTGGATATGCTCCCTGCTGCACGGGCGATCCGGGATCCGTACCACCGGGAAGTGACGGCGGCGGTGATGAACCTGCCGGGGAAACTCAGGGAAGTGATCCTCCTTTACTATTACCGCGGACTGACCATGACGGAGACCGCAGAGGTTCTGGGAATAACGCAGCCGGCGGTGACAAGCCGGCTGAAGCGGGCGAAGGATAAACTGAAAACGGAGCTGAAAGGAGGCGGCATCGATGAAGAATGA
- a CDS encoding S41 family peptidase, which produces MKKILAVFLALLIIVHSVPFASAGGTAYTVQRTPVIEKDEQTGSLNLRFYTDMSHVPCLGIREYLGFVMETEVTVSQPDEDTWEFTRSNGACIRVNPDAGTVSSPDWESFRILPVSGEKKAGVEDSPCPWSRYMDMFFDDEPNAVLFDFAKYGIRIHADAEDVYLPLVMLSSLFIDSSYNYLLYNGEKIFKPELNLENIAALPAGYYESERMRALLNGEAQREEDEIRESYGELCFLLDYFFGHPGIAPLDGALAEKGLEGALRDMPDGEGEAIREELLSPDMAEYLTGMSKLFFLQLDDGHTAFSGISDLIDGSTPYFALALQIMSGVGAGLIGNSAVYRQLLLLDPITRTRAEAWGDEAYREYGSTAIIRIDNFYPDKAGWLAYYTGEGEIPADSYGIAWIGLKRASENPAIKNILFDLSANVGGDSDVLMAIMDLAAGEDTMRLYNALTGQHERVQIHTDRNLDGVIDEKDKEVKYDFNYGVLTTRLSFSCGNLFPIMMQEHGAVLLGEPSGGGSCSVQIAVLSSGAVFMMSSCTWTFRNLDDTSVEDGCRTDLLIERIEQETTVNMNPRLSPGDYAPFFDDEMLDKMMNEWFAPAEEAPAA; this is translated from the coding sequence ATGAAGAAGATCCTGGCTGTTTTTCTTGCTTTGCTTATTATCGTACATTCGGTTCCATTCGCATCCGCCGGGGGAACCGCTTACACCGTACAGCGTACGCCGGTCATTGAAAAGGATGAACAAACCGGCAGCCTGAACCTGCGGTTTTATACAGATATGTCTCATGTTCCCTGTTTGGGCATACGGGAGTATCTGGGCTTTGTTATGGAAACGGAAGTAACCGTTTCGCAGCCGGACGAAGATACCTGGGAATTCACGAGATCCAACGGAGCCTGTATCCGGGTAAATCCGGACGCCGGCACCGTTTCATCGCCGGACTGGGAATCCTTCCGGATCCTGCCCGTTTCCGGGGAGAAGAAGGCCGGAGTTGAGGATTCTCCATGCCCATGGTCCAGATACATGGATATGTTCTTTGACGATGAACCCAACGCGGTGCTCTTTGATTTCGCAAAATACGGCATCAGGATCCATGCGGACGCGGAGGATGTCTATCTTCCCCTGGTCATGCTCTCCTCCCTGTTTATCGACAGTTCATACAATTATCTCCTGTATAACGGGGAAAAGATTTTCAAACCGGAACTGAACCTGGAAAATATAGCGGCTCTCCCCGCGGGATACTATGAAAGCGAGCGGATGCGTGCCCTCCTGAACGGGGAAGCACAGCGGGAAGAAGATGAGATCCGCGAAAGCTACGGAGAACTATGCTTCCTGCTGGATTACTTCTTCGGCCATCCCGGTATTGCACCGCTGGACGGGGCGCTCGCTGAAAAGGGACTGGAAGGAGCCCTGAGGGACATGCCGGACGGAGAGGGAGAAGCTATCCGGGAGGAACTGCTTTCGCCGGATATGGCGGAATACCTGACGGGTATGAGCAAATTGTTTTTCCTGCAGCTGGATGACGGACATACCGCGTTCAGCGGAATATCGGACCTGATTGACGGCAGCACTCCCTATTTTGCGCTGGCTTTACAGATCATGTCCGGTGTCGGGGCGGGTTTGATAGGGAATTCGGCAGTATACCGCCAGCTGCTTCTGCTGGACCCGATTACCAGGACAAGGGCCGAAGCCTGGGGGGATGAGGCTTACCGGGAGTATGGCAGCACCGCCATTATCCGGATTGACAATTTCTATCCGGACAAGGCTGGATGGCTGGCGTATTATACCGGCGAGGGAGAGATTCCGGCGGACAGCTACGGCATTGCCTGGATCGGGCTGAAGCGGGCTTCGGAGAACCCGGCTATAAAGAATATCCTGTTTGATCTTTCCGCGAATGTGGGCGGAGACAGTGACGTCCTGATGGCGATAATGGATCTGGCTGCCGGGGAAGACACCATGCGGCTGTACAATGCCCTGACCGGGCAGCATGAGCGGGTACAAATCCATACGGACAGGAACCTGGACGGCGTGATTGATGAAAAGGACAAAGAAGTGAAGTATGACTTCAACTACGGGGTCCTGACCACCAGGCTGTCTTTCTCCTGCGGCAATCTGTTCCCGATTATGATGCAGGAGCACGGTGCTGTTCTGCTGGGAGAACCTTCAGGAGGCGGCTCCTGCAGCGTGCAGATAGCGGTGCTTTCCAGCGGTGCTGTGTTCATGATGTCCAGCTGCACGTGGACGTTCAGGAACCTGGATGACACGTCTGTTGAAGACGGATGCCGGACGGACCTGCTGATCGAACGGATAGAACAGGAAACAACGGTCAATATGAATCCCCGGCTTTCACCCGGTGATTATGCTCCCTTTTTCGATGATGAAATGCTGGATAAGATGATGAATGAATGGTTCGCCCCGGCAGAGGAAGCGCCGGCGGCCTGA
- the rbr gene encoding rubrerythrin: MSGKIAVRNVRLCEKDCLCLYVCPTGASDTENSVIDADKCTGCGACAEACPAGAISLVPREYPPQQTKTDGVAAALRQLAGSKAEQEELAVELPGKLAKALERSNRIMAEDLLREAGYMLPQSGNVRILLEEMRRYAQEPGFPSEALELLLSSLEFNESVNQKEEETMEKWKCSVCGYVHEGPMTDDFRCPVCKQPAEKFVKIEENAPKKNPYAGTQTEKNLEAAFAGESQARNKYTYFASKAKKEGFEQIAALFLKTADNEKEHAKMWFKELNGIGSTAENLCAAADGENYEWTDMYEGFAVTAEKEGFPELASKFRMVAAIEKHHEERYRALLKNVEMQQVFEKSEVKVWECRNCGHIIVGTKAPEVCPVCAHPQSYFEINAENY; this comes from the coding sequence ATGAGCGGAAAGATTGCGGTCCGGAATGTCCGCCTTTGTGAAAAAGACTGCCTGTGCCTGTATGTTTGTCCTACGGGCGCGTCAGACACGGAAAACAGCGTGATCGACGCTGATAAATGTACCGGCTGCGGAGCGTGCGCGGAAGCATGCCCGGCCGGAGCGATCAGCCTTGTGCCCCGGGAATATCCTCCGCAGCAGACAAAAACGGACGGAGTGGCAGCCGCGCTCCGGCAGCTGGCAGGCAGTAAAGCTGAACAGGAGGAACTCGCGGTGGAACTTCCCGGAAAACTGGCCAAAGCGCTGGAACGGTCAAACCGCATCATGGCGGAGGACCTGCTGCGGGAAGCAGGATACATGCTGCCGCAGAGCGGCAACGTACGAATACTGCTGGAGGAAATGCGCAGATATGCACAGGAACCGGGCTTCCCTTCGGAAGCGCTGGAACTGCTGCTCTCATCCCTTGAATTCAATGAATCAGTCAATCAAAAGGAGGAAGAAACCATGGAAAAATGGAAGTGCTCAGTATGCGGATATGTTCATGAAGGACCTATGACGGATGATTTCAGGTGCCCGGTCTGCAAGCAGCCCGCGGAGAAGTTTGTGAAGATTGAAGAGAATGCCCCGAAGAAGAATCCCTATGCGGGGACACAGACGGAGAAGAACCTGGAGGCAGCTTTTGCCGGAGAATCCCAGGCCAGGAATAAATACACCTATTTTGCCTCCAAGGCCAAAAAGGAAGGCTTCGAGCAGATCGCTGCCCTGTTCCTGAAAACCGCGGATAATGAGAAGGAACACGCAAAAATGTGGTTCAAGGAGCTGAACGGGATCGGCAGTACAGCGGAGAATCTCTGCGCTGCCGCGGACGGTGAAAACTATGAATGGACGGACATGTATGAAGGATTCGCAGTGACTGCGGAGAAAGAAGGATTCCCGGAACTGGCGTCTAAATTCCGCATGGTGGCGGCCATTGAAAAACACCATGAGGAACGCTACCGCGCACTGCTGAAGAACGTGGAGATGCAGCAGGTGTTTGAAAAGAGTGAAGTAAAAGTCTGGGAATGCCGGAACTGCGGCCATATCATCGTTGGTACCAAAGCGCCGGAAGTGTGTCCGGTCTGCGCTCATCCCCAGAGCTATTTTGAAATCAACGCGGAGAATTATTGA
- a CDS encoding rubredoxin-like domain-containing protein, which produces MRYICSICGYVYDEAGNTPWAELPEDWKCPLCGASKADFVPEGVSQPSAETIAPVLCADTEMKPLNAAETSALCSSLAKGCEKQYKPEQAEAFRKLADWFKAQGGGKAGATFEALLERVNADLESGFSAAGGAAKADGDRGALRSLTWSEKVTRILKSLLDRYAREEAMPEDTGVYVCTICGFVYIGDDLPEVCPVCKVPNRKFEKIGG; this is translated from the coding sequence ATGCGGTATATATGCTCGATCTGCGGCTATGTGTACGATGAGGCCGGGAATACGCCATGGGCAGAGCTTCCGGAGGACTGGAAATGTCCGCTGTGCGGTGCTTCCAAGGCGGATTTTGTTCCTGAAGGAGTGTCACAGCCTTCAGCTGAGACAATCGCTCCGGTTCTCTGTGCAGACACAGAAATGAAGCCGCTGAACGCTGCTGAAACGAGTGCTTTGTGCAGCAGCCTGGCCAAGGGCTGTGAAAAACAATATAAACCAGAACAGGCAGAAGCCTTCAGGAAACTGGCGGACTGGTTTAAGGCACAGGGCGGGGGAAAGGCCGGAGCGACCTTTGAGGCGCTGCTGGAGCGCGTGAACGCTGACCTGGAAAGCGGTTTTTCCGCCGCAGGCGGAGCCGCAAAAGCAGACGGTGACCGGGGTGCGCTTCGCAGCCTGACCTGGAGCGAAAAAGTTACGCGGATCCTGAAATCCCTGCTGGACAGATATGCACGGGAGGAAGCAATGCCGGAGGATACCGGCGTCTATGTCTGCACCATCTGCGGGTTTGTCTATATCGGTGATGACCTGCCGGAAGTCTGCCCGGTGTGTAAAGTGCCAAACCGAAAGTTTGAAAAGATCGGAGGGTAA